A stretch of Halocalculus aciditolerans DNA encodes these proteins:
- a CDS encoding NAD(+)/NADH kinase yields MLVGIVAQRGNARAAYLAADVRELLRDEGVSARVDEATAADIDVEGWAVDSFDACDLVVSIGGDGTFLFAARGADGTPVLGVNLGEVGFLAPVSPDDAVDAVAREVERFRETGSVRARDVPRITASAGDAEWSLTPALNEVVVLGSQRGHGQGVNVEVRVDESLYASGRADGVLLATPAGSTAYNLSEGGPLVTPAMDGFVLNQLCADDAMPPLVVGSESEVSVRVADAESVVVTSDGADRVEVDPPSVVTLERADVPARVAGPDTDFFKALNKLE; encoded by the coding sequence ATGTTGGTGGGAATCGTGGCGCAGCGCGGGAACGCGCGCGCCGCCTATCTCGCGGCGGACGTCCGTGAGTTGCTCCGGGACGAGGGTGTCTCCGCCCGCGTCGACGAGGCGACCGCGGCGGATATCGACGTCGAGGGGTGGGCGGTCGACTCGTTCGACGCCTGCGACCTCGTCGTGAGTATCGGCGGGGACGGGACGTTCTTGTTCGCGGCGCGCGGCGCGGACGGGACGCCCGTGCTCGGCGTGAACCTCGGCGAGGTCGGGTTTTTAGCGCCGGTGTCGCCGGACGACGCGGTGGACGCGGTGGCGCGCGAGGTCGAGCGGTTCCGGGAGACCGGGAGCGTTCGGGCGCGCGACGTGCCGCGCATCACGGCGTCGGCGGGCGACGCGGAGTGGTCGCTGACGCCCGCGCTGAACGAGGTCGTCGTGCTCGGCTCGCAGCGCGGCCACGGGCAGGGGGTGAACGTCGAGGTGCGCGTGGACGAGTCGCTGTACGCGTCGGGGCGCGCCGACGGCGTTCTCCTCGCGACGCCCGCGGGGAGCACGGCGTACAACCTGAGCGAGGGCGGCCCGCTCGTCACGCCCGCGATGGACGGCTTCGTGCTGAATCAGCTCTGCGCGGACGACGCGATGCCGCCGCTCGTCGTCGGCTCGGAGAGCGAGGTATCGGTTCGGGTGGCGGACGCGGAGTCAGTCGTCGTGACGAGCGACGGCGCGGACCGCGTCGAGGTCGACCCGCCGAGCGTGGTGACGCTGGAGCGCGCCGACGTCCCCGCGCGGGTCGCCGGCCCCGACACGGACTTCTTCAAGGCGTTGAACAAACTCGAGTAG
- a CDS encoding KaiC domain-containing protein, giving the protein MADDDEEDWFERALREEDGESEESEDEAREAGDEPAEPAETADAGDVDADGSAEGESAPAADSEFDFDTEPEPEAEPEPEPGPDAESESASESEPDAESEPASDDEFADAFATDTAEEPAGSESAGEFGMGESEPASDDEFADAFGGGGGGGGGGGEFGFDLDEGGSGGDGGGGGFGFDLGGDGSPGGAAEEEFDEAFETNIPRIDLGIEGLDAMVQGGVPDRSLIVAIGSAGTGKTTFGLQFLNQAIENDERGVYITLEETRERIVQSASEKGWPFEEYIERGDLAVVDLDPVEMANSLKNIRNELPALIEDFGASRLVLDSVSLLEMMYDDQAVRRTEIYDFTKALKKAGVTTMLTSEASDDNAFSSRYGIIEYLTDAVIVLRYVRPEDFRETRLAIEIQKIRDANHSRETKPYEITNNGISVYRQANIF; this is encoded by the coding sequence ATGGCTGACGACGACGAGGAAGACTGGTTCGAGCGCGCGCTCCGCGAAGAGGACGGCGAATCCGAGGAGTCCGAGGACGAAGCGCGCGAAGCGGGCGACGAACCCGCGGAGCCGGCGGAGACAGCCGACGCCGGCGACGTCGACGCCGACGGATCAGCCGAGGGCGAGTCCGCGCCGGCGGCCGACTCCGAGTTCGACTTCGACACCGAACCAGAGCCGGAAGCCGAACCCGAACCGGAACCCGGACCAGACGCCGAATCCGAATCGGCGTCCGAGTCCGAACCAGACGCCGAGTCCGAACCGGCGTCCGACGACGAGTTCGCCGACGCCTTCGCGACTGACACGGCCGAGGAGCCGGCAGGCTCTGAGAGTGCCGGCGAGTTCGGAATGGGTGAGTCCGAGCCGGCGTCCGACGACGAGTTCGCCGACGCCTTCGGCGGTGGAGGCGGTGGTGGGGGCGGTGGCGGTGAGTTCGGGTTCGACCTCGACGAGGGCGGGAGCGGCGGCGACGGCGGCGGTGGCGGGTTCGGCTTCGACCTCGGTGGTGACGGGTCGCCCGGCGGCGCGGCCGAGGAGGAGTTCGACGAGGCGTTCGAGACCAACATCCCCCGCATCGACCTCGGCATCGAGGGGCTGGACGCGATGGTGCAGGGCGGCGTCCCCGACCGCAGCCTCATCGTCGCTATCGGCTCGGCGGGAACGGGGAAGACGACGTTCGGCCTTCAGTTCCTCAATCAGGCCATCGAGAACGACGAACGCGGCGTCTACATCACCTTAGAGGAGACCCGCGAGCGCATCGTGCAGTCCGCGTCCGAGAAGGGCTGGCCGTTCGAGGAGTACATCGAGCGCGGCGACCTCGCCGTCGTCGACTTAGACCCCGTCGAGATGGCGAACTCCCTGAAGAACATCCGGAACGAACTCCCGGCGCTCATCGAGGATTTCGGCGCGTCCCGCCTCGTCCTCGACTCCGTCAGCCTCCTCGAGATGATGTACGACGACCAGGCCGTCCGCCGCACCGAAATCTACGACTTCACGAAAGCGCTGAAGAAGGCCGGCGTCACCACGATGCTCACCTCGGAGGCGAGCGACGACAACGCCTTCTCCTCGCGCTACGGCATCATCGAATATCTCACTGACGCCGTCATCGTCCTCCGCTACGTCCGCCCCGAGGACTTCCGGGAAACCCGTCTCGCCATCGAGATACAGAAAATCCGCGACGCCAACCACTCCCGCGAGACCAAACCCTACGAGATCACGAACAACGGCATCTCCGTCTACCGCCAGGCGAACATCTTCTAG
- a CDS encoding flavin reductase family protein has product MPEFETADLTERERARIVKTAVSPRPIAWVGTTSPDGVDNLAPYSSYNYVSSAEPVVVFNSPNADHGGLKDSARNALDTEEFTVSVVTEPLLETMDATAERLGPEESEFDAFDVERAPSKTVTPPRVADALVSMECTLHDAVEVHDRLMVLGDVTRFHVADDALVDGKIDSQNVPTVGRLGGPFYTASTPLPFERQN; this is encoded by the coding sequence GTGCCGGAATTCGAAACCGCCGACCTGACCGAGCGCGAACGCGCACGCATCGTCAAGACCGCCGTCTCCCCGCGGCCCATCGCGTGGGTCGGAACCACGAGCCCGGACGGCGTCGACAACCTCGCGCCCTACAGCTCCTACAACTACGTCTCCTCCGCGGAGCCCGTCGTCGTCTTCAACTCGCCGAACGCCGATCACGGCGGCCTCAAGGACTCCGCGCGCAACGCCCTCGACACCGAGGAGTTCACCGTCAGCGTCGTCACCGAACCCCTCTTGGAGACGATGGACGCGACGGCCGAACGCCTCGGACCCGAGGAGAGCGAGTTCGACGCGTTCGACGTCGAGCGCGCGCCCTCGAAGACGGTGACGCCGCCGCGCGTCGCCGACGCCCTCGTCTCCATGGAGTGTACGCTCCACGACGCCGTCGAAGTCCACGACCGACTGATGGTTCTCGGCGACGTCACGCGCTTCCACGTCGCCGACGACGCCCTCGTCGACGGGAAAATCGACTCCCAGAACGTCCCGACCGTCGGCCGACTCGGCGGCCCGTTCTACACGGCCTCGACCCCCCTCCCCTTCGAGCGACAGAACTAA
- a CDS encoding DUF5813 family protein: MSEVTAEFESHGKFAERGEGFEPTTNDWDAVVTVDGGTVTVAVTVPTLDAVVEEDVVAGVVEDGWFETFELRVEDVEGVTYAETGEPTVERDAAEVTVTTTLDARPGNAPDDALAVVNYVEGTWFEGIIPGYDYVEPVQAMRERASQNASETGTQGTPL, from the coding sequence ATGAGTGAAGTGACGGCGGAGTTCGAGTCGCACGGGAAGTTCGCGGAGCGGGGCGAGGGGTTCGAGCCGACGACGAACGACTGGGACGCCGTCGTCACCGTGGACGGGGGGACGGTAACGGTGGCGGTGACGGTGCCGACGCTCGATGCGGTGGTCGAGGAGGACGTGGTGGCGGGCGTCGTTGAGGACGGGTGGTTCGAGACGTTCGAACTCCGCGTGGAGGACGTGGAGGGCGTCACGTACGCGGAGACGGGGGAGCCGACGGTGGAGCGTGACGCGGCGGAGGTGACGGTGACGACGACGCTCGACGCGCGCCCGGGGAACGCCCCGGACGACGCGCTCGCCGTCGTGAACTACGTCGAGGGCACGTGGTTCGAGGGAATCATCCCTGGATACGACTACGTCGAGCCGGTGCAGGCGATGCGCGAGCGCGCGAGTCAGAACGCGAGCGAGACGGGGACGCAGGGCACGCCGCTCTGA
- a CDS encoding ferredoxin produces the protein MSDADEPVDPTEIGESNAPPVEDAPYKLLFEANKCFGAGKCAAVSDNWEMDIKSGMGRPKTYFFDEDALDDNVAAADACPAKKGPGVIHVIDRRTNEEIAPDPHGDGTISVDW, from the coding sequence ATGAGCGACGCGGACGAACCGGTCGACCCGACCGAGATCGGCGAGTCGAACGCCCCGCCCGTCGAGGACGCCCCCTACAAGCTCCTCTTCGAGGCGAACAAATGCTTCGGCGCGGGGAAGTGCGCCGCCGTCTCCGACAACTGGGAGATGGACATCAAGAGCGGGATGGGCCGCCCGAAGACGTACTTCTTCGACGAGGACGCCCTCGACGACAACGTCGCCGCCGCCGACGCCTGCCCCGCGAAGAAGGGCCCCGGCGTCATCCACGTCATCGACCGCCGCACGAACGAGGAAATCGCCCCCGACCCCCACGGCGACGGCACCATCAGCGTCGACTGGTAG
- a CDS encoding peptidylprolyl isomerase, protein MSDSDLTATLHTSEGDIEIELYHERAPNTVENFVGLATGEKTWIDPETEEEVDGEPYYEDVPVHRIISGFMIQTGDRTGTGRGGPGYTFDDEFHEDLNHDDAGIVSMANSGPNTNGSQFFITLDAQPHLDGRHAVFGRVIDGMDVVEDIGNVPTDRNDAPVKDVTLESVEIHDDR, encoded by the coding sequence ATGAGCGACAGCGACCTGACCGCGACTCTCCACACGTCCGAGGGCGACATCGAAATCGAACTCTACCACGAGCGCGCGCCGAACACCGTCGAGAACTTCGTCGGCCTCGCCACCGGCGAGAAGACGTGGATCGACCCCGAGACCGAGGAGGAAGTCGACGGCGAACCCTACTACGAGGACGTCCCCGTCCACCGCATCATCAGCGGCTTCATGATTCAGACCGGCGACCGCACCGGCACCGGCCGCGGCGGCCCCGGCTACACGTTCGACGACGAGTTCCACGAGGACCTCAACCACGACGACGCCGGCATCGTCTCCATGGCGAACTCCGGCCCGAACACGAACGGCAGCCAGTTCTTCATCACCCTCGACGCCCAGCCCCACCTCGACGGCCGCCACGCCGTCTTCGGCAGAGTCATCGACGGCATGGACGTCGTCGAGGACATCGGCAACGTCCCCACCGACCGGAACGACGCCCCCGTCAAGGACGTCACGCTCGAATCCGTCGAAATCCACGACGACCGCTAA
- a CDS encoding anthranilate phosphoribosyltransferase — MSDSFGDWPLQRLMTEVVGSGPKSADDMTAAQATEAFERILADEPDPTTLGAFWLANRWKKNNPEELGAFLDVMRRDSVKTGVPECDPVDCGANYDGKSRSALLGVASGVVAAAAGTPVVVHSGDHVPSGMGVAYKHVLDELGVTTDLGPSESADMVDSTGFGFYYQPRFNPGVHGLFGRRERMGVRTFVNTVETLANPANADVHLGSFYHLAFATKVTDTFRASEETDVDRVLMFQGMEGYDDVRPGSTVVAEWNDGDDDLDDFTIETEEYGMDFDSEALEVADVAADSADITRDVLAGDRTDAFADAVALNAALRIYARQDADSIDDGLDMARDAIASGDAEQVLADLVTF, encoded by the coding sequence ATGAGCGATTCGTTCGGCGACTGGCCGCTGCAGCGGTTGATGACCGAGGTCGTCGGGTCCGGGCCGAAGTCCGCGGACGACATGACGGCCGCGCAGGCGACGGAGGCGTTCGAGCGCATCCTCGCCGACGAACCCGACCCGACGACGCTGGGCGCGTTCTGGCTCGCGAACCGCTGGAAGAAGAACAATCCCGAGGAGCTGGGCGCGTTCCTCGACGTGATGCGCCGCGACTCCGTGAAGACCGGCGTCCCCGAGTGCGACCCCGTGGACTGCGGCGCGAACTACGACGGGAAATCCCGGAGCGCGCTCCTCGGCGTCGCGTCCGGCGTCGTCGCCGCCGCCGCCGGCACGCCCGTGGTCGTCCACTCGGGCGACCACGTCCCCTCGGGGATGGGCGTCGCCTACAAGCACGTCCTCGACGAACTCGGCGTCACCACCGACCTCGGCCCGAGCGAGTCGGCGGACATGGTCGACTCGACCGGGTTCGGGTTCTACTACCAGCCGCGGTTCAACCCCGGCGTCCACGGCCTCTTCGGCCGCCGCGAGCGGATGGGCGTCCGCACCTTCGTCAACACCGTCGAGACGCTCGCGAATCCCGCGAACGCCGACGTCCACCTCGGGAGCTTCTACCACCTCGCGTTCGCCACCAAGGTCACCGACACCTTCCGCGCGTCCGAGGAGACCGACGTCGACCGCGTCCTCATGTTCCAGGGGATGGAGGGCTACGACGACGTCCGCCCCGGCTCCACCGTCGTCGCCGAGTGGAACGACGGCGACGACGACCTCGACGACTTCACCATCGAGACCGAGGAGTACGGCATGGACTTCGACAGCGAGGCCCTGGAGGTCGCCGACGTCGCCGCCGACTCCGCGGACATCACCCGGGACGTCCTCGCCGGCGACCGCACCGACGCGTTCGCCGACGCGGTCGCCCTCAACGCCGCGCTCCGCATCTACGCCCGCCAGGACGCCGACAGCATCGACGACGGCCTCGACATGGCCCGCGACGCCATCGCCTCCGGCGACGCCGAACAGGTCCTCGCCGACCTCGTCACCTTCTGA
- the ahbB gene encoding siroheme decarboxylase subunit beta: MADWREDLDTVDARLVDEYQSGFPVEVNPFEAVAHDLGITADEALARVERLRERGVFRRFGAVLNPPVIGSSTLAALSVPEDRFDAVADVVNSYRQVNHNYRRNHDWNMWFVVTASSREKRDGILADIEARTGLDVLVLPLVTDYYINLEFPVVNGDEFVRESTGNTRVEPTPVSEDAMTDLTPLEARVLLAIQDGLPLSATPYADVADAVSRDATTDGASRPGTALHASTEDVVDTIAGLLDRNCIKRVGCVVNHVVTGFDANCMVVWDVPGDELDERATRVGALPHVTLCYNRPRRPDQDWPYNLFTMIHGREQDAVDACIDDLAENYLPVPHERLYSTATLKQTGARYDDLLDSPAPRP; the protein is encoded by the coding sequence ATGGCGGACTGGCGCGAGGACTTGGATACGGTGGACGCTCGCCTCGTCGACGAATACCAGAGCGGCTTCCCCGTCGAGGTGAATCCGTTCGAGGCCGTCGCCCACGACCTCGGAATCACGGCGGACGAGGCGCTCGCCCGCGTCGAGCGACTGCGCGAGCGCGGCGTCTTCCGGCGGTTCGGCGCGGTCCTGAACCCGCCCGTCATCGGCTCGTCGACGCTCGCCGCGCTCAGCGTCCCCGAAGACCGCTTCGACGCGGTCGCCGACGTCGTCAACTCCTACCGGCAGGTGAACCACAACTACCGCCGGAACCACGACTGGAACATGTGGTTCGTCGTCACCGCGTCCTCCCGCGAGAAACGCGACGGAATCCTCGCCGACATCGAAGCACGAACCGGCCTCGACGTCCTCGTCCTCCCGCTCGTCACGGACTACTACATCAACCTCGAGTTCCCCGTCGTGAACGGCGACGAGTTCGTCCGCGAATCCACCGGGAACACGCGCGTCGAACCCACGCCCGTGAGCGAGGACGCGATGACCGACCTCACGCCGCTCGAAGCGCGCGTCCTCCTCGCCATCCAGGACGGCCTCCCGCTCTCCGCGACCCCGTACGCCGACGTCGCCGACGCCGTCTCCCGGGACGCAACGACCGACGGTGCCAGCCGCCCCGGAACCGCCCTCCACGCGTCCACGGAGGACGTCGTCGACACCATCGCCGGCCTCCTCGACCGGAACTGCATCAAGCGCGTCGGCTGCGTCGTCAACCACGTCGTCACCGGATTCGACGCGAACTGCATGGTCGTCTGGGACGTCCCCGGCGACGAACTCGACGAGCGCGCCACCCGCGTCGGCGCGCTCCCCCACGTCACCCTCTGCTACAACCGCCCTCGCAGACCCGACCAGGACTGGCCGTACAACCTCTTCACGATGATTCACGGCCGGGAACAGGACGCCGTCGACGCCTGTATCGACGACCTCGCCGAGAACTACCTCCCCGTTCCCCACGAACGCCTCTACTCCACGGCGACCCTCAAACAGACCGGCGCGCGCTACGACGACCTCCTCGACTCGCCCGCACCACGACCCTAA
- a CDS encoding FxsA family protein, producing the protein MVRLRWIGLGLLAIPLLDALFLVFVAGTIGWQLTVAAVVITALLGMVFVRSESRHTIRKLQEKLAVGETPTDELVDGGLLIAAGAFLLTPGLVTDATGFLLVFPPTRAVVRTVLKEYVIVPKLDAETGGFATGNVYTFGFPNDAGGSANTGNPGFGGFDDFDGFDANTGSSDGSGDYVDLDDDSYDIEFDDDDRSSTGN; encoded by the coding sequence ATGGTACGTCTGCGGTGGATCGGCCTCGGGCTGCTCGCCATCCCGCTCCTCGACGCGCTCTTCTTAGTGTTCGTCGCCGGAACCATCGGGTGGCAGCTCACCGTCGCCGCCGTCGTCATCACGGCGCTGCTCGGCATGGTGTTCGTGCGCTCCGAGAGCCGGCACACCATCCGGAAGCTCCAGGAGAAGCTCGCCGTCGGGGAGACACCGACCGACGAACTCGTCGACGGCGGCCTGCTCATCGCCGCCGGCGCGTTCCTCCTCACGCCCGGCCTCGTCACCGACGCCACCGGGTTCCTCCTCGTCTTCCCGCCGACCCGCGCCGTCGTCCGCACGGTGCTCAAGGAGTACGTCATCGTCCCGAAGCTCGACGCCGAAACCGGTGGCTTCGCCACCGGCAACGTCTACACCTTCGGCTTCCCCAACGACGCCGGCGGCAGCGCCAACACCGGTAACCCGGGATTCGGCGGCTTCGACGACTTTGACGGCTTCGACGCGAACACCGGCAGCTCCGACGGCTCCGGCGACTACGTCGACCTCGACGACGACTCCTACGACATCGAATTCGACGACGACGACCGCTCCTCCACCGGCAACTAA
- the trpG gene encoding anthranilate synthase component II, which yields MSVLVVDNFDSFTYNLVEYLSAHVEVDVLRNTASLADVDAVDPDAIVISPGPGHPKNERDVGVTADVLTERSTRIPTLGVCLGMEAAVYEYGGSVGRAPSPVHGKSSPVAHDGDGIYAGLPDGFEAARYHSLVCTDIPDCFDVTATTEQAGETIAMGVRHETYPLEAVQFHPESVLTGVGHDLVENFLTDAGVV from the coding sequence GTGAGCGTCCTCGTCGTCGACAACTTCGACTCCTTCACGTACAACCTCGTGGAGTACCTCTCCGCGCACGTCGAGGTCGACGTCCTCCGGAACACGGCGTCGCTCGCGGACGTCGACGCGGTCGACCCGGACGCCATCGTCATCTCGCCCGGCCCCGGCCATCCGAAGAACGAGCGAGACGTCGGCGTCACCGCCGACGTGCTCACGGAGCGAAGCACGAGGATTCCGACGCTCGGCGTCTGCCTCGGGATGGAGGCCGCCGTCTACGAGTACGGCGGGTCGGTGGGGCGCGCGCCCAGCCCCGTCCACGGGAAGTCGAGCCCCGTCGCCCACGACGGCGACGGCATCTACGCCGGCCTCCCCGACGGCTTCGAAGCCGCGCGCTACCACTCCCTCGTCTGCACCGACATCCCCGACTGCTTCGACGTCACCGCCACCACCGAGCAAGCCGGCGAAACCATCGCCATGGGCGTCCGCCACGAGACGTATCCGCTCGAAGCGGTCCAGTTCCACCCCGAGTCGGTGCTCACCGGCGTCGGCCACGACCTCGTCGAGAACTTCCTCACCGACGCCGGCGTCGTCTGA
- the trpE gene encoding anthranilate synthase component I, translating into MSGLDCTREAFTERAAPDDGPVVAYATATLDVETTPLAAYAALADGDRAFLLESAPKTAASDPDGAFSPPTDGQERHARYSFVGYDPDAVVTVDAGDAGVERRRDSRAAEHVSVATGSTDGGDRDCLGLLRDALPDVERRGFPDSDRQAFTGGFVGFLAYDAVYDLHLAEVGVERPAETPTPDAEFVLNTRTVTFDAATAEVELVCTPVLAPGDDPGDVYDRLDAEAERVADVLADAADPATGGFTKHGEQTTPRDAYEESVEKAKEAVLDGEFYQGVVSRTREIEGDLDPLGLYESLRDVNPSPYMYVLRGPERSVVGASPETLVSVAGTRVLNNPIAGTCARGGSPVEDRRLAGEMLADEKERAEHTMLVDLARNDVRRVSEAGSVRVPEFMRVLKYSHVQHIESTVTGTLADDYDAFDAVRASFPAGTLSGAPKLRAMEYIDALEARPRGIYGGAVGYFSWTGDADLAIVIRTATVEHGRDYDTVRVRAGAGIVADSVPESEFEETEQKMGGVVDALDAITERDESADAPEVER; encoded by the coding sequence GTGAGTGGGCTCGACTGCACGCGCGAGGCGTTCACGGAGCGCGCAGCGCCGGACGACGGCCCGGTCGTCGCGTACGCGACCGCGACGCTCGACGTGGAGACGACGCCGCTCGCCGCCTACGCGGCGCTCGCGGACGGCGACCGCGCGTTCCTCCTCGAATCCGCACCTAAGACCGCCGCGAGCGACCCGGACGGCGCGTTCAGCCCGCCGACGGACGGCCAGGAACGCCACGCGCGCTACTCCTTCGTCGGCTACGACCCCGACGCCGTCGTCACCGTCGACGCCGGCGACGCCGGGGTGGAACGCCGCCGCGACTCACGCGCCGCAGAACACGTGTCAGTCGCCACCGGTTCGACGGACGGTGGAGACCGTGACTGCCTCGGTTTGCTCCGAGACGCACTGCCGGACGTGGAGCGTCGGGGGTTCCCGGACAGCGACCGGCAGGCGTTCACGGGCGGGTTCGTGGGCTTCCTCGCGTACGACGCGGTCTACGACCTCCACCTCGCGGAAGTCGGCGTGGAGCGGCCGGCGGAGACGCCGACGCCGGACGCCGAGTTCGTGCTCAACACGCGGACGGTGACGTTCGACGCGGCGACGGCGGAAGTGGAGCTCGTCTGCACGCCCGTGCTCGCGCCCGGCGACGACCCGGGCGACGTCTACGACCGCCTCGACGCGGAAGCCGAGCGCGTCGCCGACGTGCTCGCCGACGCCGCCGACCCCGCGACCGGCGGGTTCACGAAACACGGCGAGCAGACGACGCCGCGCGACGCGTACGAGGAGTCCGTGGAGAAAGCGAAAGAGGCCGTGCTCGACGGCGAGTTCTACCAGGGCGTCGTCAGCCGAACGCGGGAGATCGAGGGCGACCTCGACCCGCTCGGCCTCTACGAGTCGCTGCGGGACGTCAACCCCTCGCCGTACATGTACGTCCTGCGCGGCCCGGAGCGCTCCGTCGTCGGCGCGAGCCCGGAGACTCTCGTCTCCGTCGCGGGGACGCGCGTTCTCAACAACCCCATCGCGGGGACGTGCGCGCGCGGCGGGAGCCCCGTCGAGGACCGGCGGCTCGCCGGCGAGATGCTCGCCGACGAGAAAGAACGCGCGGAACACACGATGCTCGTCGACCTCGCGCGGAACGACGTCCGCCGCGTCAGCGAGGCCGGGAGCGTCCGCGTCCCCGAGTTCATGCGCGTCCTCAAGTACAGCCACGTCCAGCACATCGAATCGACGGTGACGGGAACGCTCGCCGACGACTACGACGCGTTCGACGCCGTGCGCGCGTCGTTCCCCGCCGGGACGCTCTCCGGCGCGCCGAAGCTCCGCGCGATGGAGTACATCGACGCGCTCGAAGCCCGGCCACGCGGCATCTACGGCGGCGCAGTCGGCTACTTCTCGTGGACCGGCGACGCCGACCTCGCCATCGTCATCCGGACCGCGACAGTCGAGCACGGCCGCGACTACGACACTGTCCGCGTCCGCGCGGGCGCGGGCATCGTCGCGGATTCCGTCCCCGAGAGCGAGTTCGAGGAGACGGAGCAGAAGATGGGCGGCGTCGTCGACGCGCTCGACGCCATCACCGAGCGCGACGAATCGGCCGACGCGCCGGAGGTGGAGCGGTGA
- a CDS encoding phosphoribosylanthranilate isomerase, which produces MTRAKVCGLTREADVDAAVDAGADALGFLVDVPVDSPREIPVERAAELAARVPPFVTTVLVTMQETPGRALGLAADAGVDAIQLHGGLGVGDLAYVKANFDGALLAAVDAANPEEAARVAGVVDAVLLDSLDAAGAGGTGETADWPATADVARDLDVPVLLAGGLTPDNVAEAVGVVAPYGVDVASGVEARGGEKDNDAVRRFVRNAEHGDAEVVTP; this is translated from the coding sequence ATGACGCGCGCGAAGGTCTGTGGGCTCACCCGCGAAGCGGACGTCGACGCGGCCGTCGACGCGGGCGCGGACGCGCTCGGCTTCCTCGTCGACGTCCCCGTCGACTCGCCGCGCGAGATTCCCGTGGAGCGCGCGGCCGAACTCGCCGCGCGCGTCCCGCCCTTCGTCACCACGGTCCTCGTGACGATGCAGGAGACGCCCGGTCGGGCGCTCGGCCTCGCGGCGGACGCCGGCGTCGACGCCATCCAGCTCCACGGCGGACTCGGCGTCGGCGACCTCGCCTACGTGAAGGCGAACTTCGACGGCGCGCTCCTCGCCGCCGTCGACGCCGCCAACCCCGAAGAGGCGGCGCGCGTCGCGGGCGTGGTCGACGCGGTGCTCCTCGACTCTCTCGACGCGGCGGGCGCGGGCGGCACGGGCGAGACGGCGGACTGGCCGGCGACCGCGGACGTGGCGCGCGACCTCGACGTCCCCGTGCTCCTCGCGGGCGGCCTCACGCCCGACAACGTCGCGGAAGCGGTCGGCGTCGTGGCACCCTACGGCGTCGACGTCGCCTCCGGCGTCGAAGCCCGCGGCGGCGAGAAAGACAACGACGCCGTCCGGCGATTCGTGCGGAACGCGGAGCATGGAGACGCGGAGGTCGTGACGCCGTGA